DNA from Misgurnus anguillicaudatus chromosome 13, ASM2758022v2, whole genome shotgun sequence:
CAGTGTAAGTCAACTGAACATGATATGATCAGCGTTCAGATAATTCAATCTATGATCTGAATTTTGTAAATCAGAGGGGGTCAGATCCTATTCACAACTTGActtaaattatgtattttaacTGGCCCCTGTGCATACCTTACcacaataaagtaaaaaatCTTCCTCCCTATCTTCACCCAGAGTATTAAAAGCAAGAGAATATACATATTTGCGAACGACACATCATTTAATCCGAGATTACTTCGTAGGCGAGGAGCACACAACCAAGTATCTGAGGTATTTGAGTTCTCTCCCCTGCAAAAACGGATTCCTCCGTGTTATATAAAGGCGGCCTATTTAGAGTGTCACTTCTTCTATGTCATCATCAAATGATGTAATGGCCCTGACTGCCGGCCGGCTCTCTGAGACTTGGAGAGCGCTTCTATTGTTGGTCAGAGACTTGATGTTTAAAACAGTTGGTGTGTCGGTGTCCCTCCTGCGTCCACTCGCTGCTCCTGAAGCGAGCTGGGATGTTACAGGAGGGCTCAGAACCTCCATCTTTCTGGATGCTTCTGAAGAAGGTGGCGTTGTGGAGGACCCGAAAAGCTGCTGCATGAGATTGGATTTTCTCTCTTTGACTACACCGCCCAGATCAAGCTCTTCATTTCGTGGTGACAGTGTATTTGAGTTTTGATTTGTGTTGCGTGGGCCAATGCCTGCACGTGGAGCGGATTTACCAAAAGAAGGGGCATAGCTGCCAAAAGCTAGGTCAAGATCCTCGCTAGGACGCTGTGCTCGGATACCAGCACCCCTTCTCCCGCTACCAAATGTGCTGGGTTCTTCTTGGTCTGTAAGTTTGAAAATACCGCTCTGGTTCTGCTGCTCGGACGACCGTGGTGGAGAGCGGACACTACCCGTGTCGTCTGAGAAGAAGTCTGAATCTTGGCCTTGTGTCTGCATGTCAATCTCGTGCATTTTAGCTAACAGCTGCTCTTTGCGTTGACGTTCCTCCTCAGCTCCTTCTTGATCAGCAGCCTGGATCTCCTGATTTCTTGCTTGATGTTCTTTCTCTTCCAGTTCATGCTGCTTCCTGCTTTCTTCTTCTTTTCGAGATAAAGACAGGCCAATCCTCCAATCCTCTTCTCCTTTGTGAATGCCTATTTCAAAACCAATATATCAATCATTGCTGAAGCTATGCATTTCTATTGCCATTTATAAGAATTATTTGAAGTAATGTTACGTaaaggcagcaggttgttatcgtgAAATAAGCCCCTTTGGTGTGATACCCTCCACACTGTCTGGCTAATTTCTGCAATAACAACCGGCTgtctatacattatcccttacataataaatctttggggattatacttaaaggattagtccattttcttaaaagaaaaatccagataatttactcaccaccatgtcatccaaaatgttgatgtctttctttgttcagtccagaagaaattatgttttttgaagaaaacattgcagaatttttctaattttaatggactttaatagaacccaacatttaatacttaactcaacacgtaacagtttttttcaacggagattcaaaggactataaacaatcccaaacgaggcataagggtcttatctagcgaaacgattgtcatttttgacaagaaaaataaaaaatatatacttttaaaccacaacttttcgtcaaaGTCCGGTTCAGCGGtatctaacgtaaatgcgtggtgacgtagggaggtcacgtgttacatatataaaacgcacatttgcggaccattttaaacaataaactgccacaaagacattaattagtatcagttgacatacaacaacgtaggaacggtcctctttctcaacacatgtaaacactggggcggagtttcgcgttcgtcgtctgtgacctcttgacgtgatgacgtattgcggtgacgtagtggggtcagctggcgcatcacgaccggatctacacgacgagaagttgtgctttaaaagtgtatatttgttatttttattgtcaaatatgacaatcgtttcgctagataagacccttatgcctcgtttggcattgtttatagtcctttgaaactccgttgaaaaaaactgtcaagtgttgaattaagtattaaatgttgggttctattaaagtccattaaaattagaaaaattttgctatgttttcttcaaaaaacataatttcttctcgactgaacaaagaaagacatcaacattttggatgacatggtggtgagtaaattatctggatttttcttttaagaaaatggactaatcctttaagtttcTACCATCTCTGAAGGCTTTTGAGTTCTTCTCGAGTGAGCTGGGCCGCTGATCAAGTCTCAGTCCTGTTTCGCTTTCTCTATCGTGCAGTATGTCTTTTTCTTTCTCCTTTTCTCTCGCCTGTTCCATCGCAATTTCCATCTCTCTTTCCTTCTCCCTTTCTCTCCATAATTCTTGGATCTTCCAGTCCTTTGTGTCTCTTTGCCCCTGATCCTGCCCATataatacacaaaaaaatgatGAAAAGAAGTGATAAAGAacaactagaaaatgcatttccggaggaactgcaaaagtgtgcttgctctagTGCCGctgatttagtttgtgcatcctcaaattggagtcccaagttcatgtacaaagtttggtttcaatacgtaaaagcgttcctgagatataaactacttcctgtttggcagcgtaaaattttagaaaaaaatgtgttcttttgatgttgtgcatcctcacattggagacccaaattcatgtacaaagtttggtttcaatacgttaaagcgttcctgagatataaactacttcctgtttggcggcataacattttagaaaaaaactCTCTGGAATGCCTAATTTAAGACATTAAAGAGAcagaaaatgtgtataatgaCAACTAAACTGTATATTTAATCTTTATCTGTGGCAACATACTGGTGGTGCTTTCAGAGCTATCAGTCTGTGGTCTCTCTTTTCATACCACAAGTAAATTACAGACTTGTAAAATGGCCTTGGAGGACttaagtatatattttataatgaaCATAAATTTGTTTGACAGATGGCTAGAAGCTCAGGAGTCCtcattaaaacacacaaaacaaaaacactgcAGAGGAATAAAGAACCAGTAAAACACACCTGAAGGAAATAGAAGCTAAAGAACAAGAATGCATTATTTGCCATGTATATTAGCTTATTAGCCTATAGGAAAAGTAGCTTGGATTACAAATCCATCCACTACTGTATATAAAACATGCTAAAAACAGAGTTAATAAAAGCTGCTTTCTTAACATGTCCTTTGATTATTCCTTATtcagaaatataaatataaatcatGGACTCTCATGTTGCACAATAAGAGTTATCAGTCAGTTTCTTAGTGCTTTAAAGTTGATTAAGACTATTAGCAGAGGTTAGTGCTTCATGCAGTAATAATGCAATGCTAAATCAAAGACGTTGGTAGATGTAAAGCTTATCTTGAGGAGCCAGCATATGAACTGCAGTCATTAACTCGTgtcttattaaagaaaaaaaatgaaatgacttAGTATAGGGCTCCCTACTGATAAAATAGGGTTGCATGCTGGGATACAGATCAAGTATATATTTAAGGCTAACCTTTTTTATCCTGTGATTCTCAGTAGGCTTTTGAACCTggaaattaataattaaaatgactCTGATATTAATGAATATGGAGATCGATTGATATTTGTGACCCTTGCTGGCAAATTCAGTCGGAATGCCACTTTCTAATTTTGAGCTGCAGGCGaaagaaagtataaatgttgattttggtTTAAGTTaaggttttattaaaatatgtacatTAAGCTCACGTCTAGCGATCACACTGctctaaatagtcattaaacacttaaaatgatctttatttgtagGCTTTCTAAAAGgtgtattaaaaaatatgtgaccATCAACATGCACGTGACATTTTGGTTTCggtattaaaacaaaaataataatataaagtgcaggacttgcttgaccAAAAGGAGTTATTAAGACATGCAAACAATCTTCCTCTCACACAGATGTGCGAGCACTTGACACcgatatatacacatacacacagaattacagttttaaaaataatatctgttttgacaaaaattcacGCAGATaaaatctgttatgtcttaagtgaatgtttggttaactgtcgggaaaaaatatctgatgtgtaacattatatttgatccttgcattacagtaaatcttaaagctgtctgtctcaatgtcaatcaaacaataaaaagtttaacaaatattttccctataaatattgtttttgactttgtgtttGCCAAATCTATTCTAtaacagtgattttaaggtatggatgcagtgattttgtttttgaaccctcaaaaatatttaacttgatttttctcaaaattgacTTTGCTTACTTTATCTCCTTTAAACAGGTGTAGCtctgtcattgttttgtcagattccaGCACATAGTTTATAAGGAATAAGACTATCAAAATATGAATAacttatttttgaaaatttgctcattccgACTCATTTTGCTAGCACGGGTCACATTTGAGCTGAATGAAACATCACTATATGTAAAAAAGAATgagaacatttaaaaaaaacaacaacaacagatgGGACAATATTCAGCTCTTTTTGTGAATACTGGTCTAGTTGTAATAGACTGCAGAAGTACTTgtgttaaattataaataaataaaaattatgttttaaagggacaatccactttttttgaaaatatgctcattttccagctcccctagagttaaacatttgatttttaccttttggacttcattcagctgatctccgggtctggtgctagcacttttagtaTAGATAGCAccatccattgaatctgattagaccattagcatcacgcaaaaaaataaccaaagattttggatattttttctatttaaaacttgacttctatagttacattgtgtactaagaccaacggaaaattaaaagttgcgattttctatgtagatatgtctaggaactatattctcattctggcgtgataatcaaggactttgctgtgatattacgcagcagctgaaaatagtccccttagtatctttcaatggcaggggactattttcgggcagggtgaaatatcactacgcctgctgcagccatgttacagcagcaaagtccttgattattatgccagaatgagagtatagttcctagccatatctgcctagaaaatcgcaacttttaattttctgttggtcttagtacacggtgtaactacagaagagtcaaaaaATCGAAACTGCTGTTATgctatgctaatggtctaatcagattcaacgtATTGTgctaagccatgccaaaagtgccagcgccagacccagagaccAGCTAAATGGActccaaaacagcaaaaatcaaatgttcaactctacAGCAGCCGGAAAATTTGTACACTTCCAGAAAAAGTGGAATATCCCTCCAACACCAAAAACAACTTAGAGTTATCTCAAGATTTTTATTTAGTACGTGCCTTCAGAGAGAGGTAATCATCAGTTTGTTCATTAGGTGGGAGATCACTGGTAAGAGCTGGAGGAGGCGATGGGAAATCCAATGAGGAGAGTCTTTCTTCAGTCTGCACAGCTTTAGTGCTGGTTGTATTGTtcccttaaaaaaatacaaaacaaaaccaaataTAGAATATTTGAGGTGAGAGACAACTCTTTAAAAATCTGGTAACTGAAGGTGCAAAAAATATTGACAAAAGTCCTATTAAAGTTTTCCAAATGAAGTCTCAAAAAtcaagttttgatatatttacggtaggaaatgtataaatatcttcatggaaccaCATAAGATAAACACATGtttctttatataaaatatgCACATATAAAACCAGGCCTTTGATGGTCCAACACatatattttatctaaatacacTAAATGAATTGTTGAGAGTTTGTTGTGTTAATAGTTTAGGAAAGTATATTGCTTTTGACCCACTGTAATTACCTTCGCTTTTACAACAAGTTACACTGAAGCACATGGGAATATTATCACCATAGGAAGATGTTTGTTATGGAATCATTACATGCCTTCTGGTAGTAATTATAGACTGAATGTTTAGGTTTCCTGGGAAGACCTCAGCCTATCAACACACACTGTTCTACCTTTGCGACTACCGGCATTATCTATTTCTTTCTTGGAAGAAGCTTGTAGCATCCTGTTCGAGTAGATGTTCCTTGCATCCAGCTCCTTTTCTTTCCCCTGAAAACAAATGCAACAAACTGAATTTTGTATAATAGGTTTGTGATTAATTTTCAAAACtacatttttatttgctttgaGTTGCTTGTGTCtgcttgtgtgtgtatttggtaCCTTTAGTTTAGTGCAAAGTCTCTCCACTTCCTCCTGTAGTGCTTTGGCTTCCTGTTGAGCATCATGAGTTTTTCTTCTTTCACTGGCGAGCTGCCTTTGAAAGCTTCCGCCACTCAACTCCATGTTCTTTTCCAATTCCTGACAACACAATGTATCCAGAGCCATACAAAAACACTTAAACACATATGACATATAAAAGGAAGTAagttaaagtgacaccatgtaatttttcaaccttcataataaattttcaagacccttgtgatagtacctcgactttaaataggttgaatgacatgtctaccatagcctgacggggtctgtatcacttttactcgtattttaaaacttagggtttctggtagtaaccagagcacaaaaaaaactacaaaattcgactgctttacggcatacgtcacttcctccacacaatttgtttttaacgtgaattttgctggaggcttacTTAAGGAATGTAGAGAGCAGCTATTGTTGTGTGACTCTGTGGCGcagtctttagtgtcacggacctatgacacgggcgacccgggttcgattcccctttaaggcaatttttttatataaactcttgattcatacataaatgcgatcttctttataaatgacggcgattatcttgcatatagttccctgtattcacatgcggtgttcacgtatttacctttcttttactgtgtctatgatatttacattccAATCCAGGATGcaatagcagtcaaacttgctcaaactcacacagtgtaaaaccaaaccctattcattcaccaatcagatctgagcgtttctctcttctctcttcctcatttgctgcgttccgttgtcactcgcgtgacgtattacaaagcggcagcctTTAGGTCTGCTTGGaccacatcggtttacttggatttggagcgacaattttcacacaaaagagaggaaaaacgagcgccattgcggaaaatcctggtggcgagggagagagagagacgatgcaacaatatttgtttgggaaaaggcaaggaaatacttctggtcgtttttcaattggaaggctgcagcctccggaggtcaaatatgcaggctgcatacgtcatcaagcctggtttattaaggtaaactgagcattacattcgcaagtcataagcatactgcaacaatttacgattaactaagtataatagtcaactttgtaattgttaatattgtgaaataagacagtcttgatggcgtatacagcttagaaatacgacatctggaggctgcaaccttcagattgagacatggcttctgccacgacgagttcctcatcagaaagttgtaacatgactgcgtttctccctgttgtctcaaaatgttgatcatttagcgttttaaatgtttagtttttagtttagttttaaggttggccagttcctttcctttgcgacagtgctgcggcgcttgtgagctctaggggcgctagaagtgaaaaatacatgtctagcaccccctagtggccaaaaagtttcatggtgtccctttaagtttacATAGCTCAAACTCTGTGTTATCTTAAAAGTGCCAACAACGTAAGGATGGAAATAATAAATCTCATAAAAGAAATGAGAATGATGGGAATAACTGTTTTGAAAACCAAGCAGACTTAGTTATGTCGGGCAATGTTTAACTTGATTACTTTCACCAAGATGATTTCCAAATAATgcatacaaatatatttgtttccaaaacatattattattaaagggatagttcacccaaaaatgaaaataatgtcattattgactcaccttcatgtcgttccaaactcgtaagacctccgttcatcttcagaacacagtttaagatcttttatatttagtccgagagctttctgaccctccattgaaaatcgcatgggcgagactaaagtcacgtgactgcagtgacgcacgcggatgacgtacgacggagctgacgtgttatctggtgcgcccaaGCTGTTTCATTTACATGAAGAGAGAGACgcacgctataagtttgaaatgaaaaaatgtgcaaacatgtctgaggataacacgtcatccgggttaatgcagtcacgtgactttagtcttgcgcatgcgcttcacaacagacgcggaagagaagacaatgctgactaaagtcgtaatttttgttatttttggaccaaaatgtattttcgatgcttcagcatattctaactgacccacgaatgtcacatggactactttgatgatgtttttattacctttctggacatagacagtaaaccgtacatagattttcaatggagggtcaacaagctctcagactaaatataaaacatcttaaactgtgttccgaagatgaacggaggtcttacgagtttggaacaagATGagagtgagtcattaatgatattattttcatttttgggtgaactatccctttaaaggatgTCTGGTGTATGCATGCATCAAGTACACAACGCTCTTGTAATTCCACACCTACCTTCACTCTGCGTTCGCTCTCTTGCAGTTTGGCTTGCGCATGCATCATTTTCCGTGAGAGCTCTTCCCTTTCCCCGAGATTTTGGTCATCTGCAAGTCTTTGCAGTTTCAGCAGCTGACTGCGACAGCGCTGGAGCTGGGCATCCCTCTCTCTGAGGCTGTGCTCGGCTGCGCGCTGGTTCTCCTGACTTCGTCGCAGCCTCTCACGCAGCACGTGAGTCTCGTTGTTGTGGCGAGAGAGCAGCTGCGAGATCTCGCTCTCTGTGTCGTTGTAGCGATGAAGTGCTTTCTCTTGTCGGAGCTGCAGCTGCCGCAGCAAACGGTTCTCACGCTGCAGCTCATCCGCATGCAGCCGCAGCTCAGACAGTGCATTCTTTAGCTCATTGATCTTAAGCAGACGTGCAGACATCATGCGCTTGGTGACCGGATTGACATCTTTGGAAGGAGCTTCTTTACTCAGGCTGTGGGATCGCATGCCTCCTGACCGCTGCTGAGGATTATGGGAGTGGGGTGGGGGGCGGCATGGCACACCTTTATGCACACCTGAAAATAATAGTATATAGTACAGTTTAAGTACAGAGGTTTATTGAATGCAATTAGTGTATATTTTGCAACATTGGGTTACTAGTCAAACACTGCTTTGTAGCACATATATAAGAACATAAATGTTGAGGTGTTTGGGTCATTAGTGACagttaaaaaagtttaaagtaCAGTTTAATTTAGAGCTTGTAAGTGAATCATCTCTTGTGCAATCTGCTGGTCATTGGTGGTACTGCAGGACGAAAACATTTCCCTAAAAAGTGATGTCATGAAAACATTTCTGGTCAAATTTTATCccaaaataaaaagaaaataagatgtaatcaaaaaaataaaacctaattaaccaatttttttttgcattgtgacattttttttatattttatgatttttcatTAATTACTATAATGTATCCAGACAACTGAGCCAATGGCAAGGCTACATAAGGGCCAGGGTGGCACTGGCCCATTCAGATTGACGGCAGGCCCACCCAGGCagaagagacacaaaataaaagcaaaagaaGTCACGCAAACATTATAATAATATCTTATAACAATAATCGCTCAAATAAGCATGattcagaaataaataactatatATAGAAAGTTTGTCATTTGCATACGTTTCTAAACactgcaaatgttaacattcaagccattttaaagtatttgaGTGCAAGAAGATGTTAAAGTGAGCTGTTTTCTGTGCATACAGATGCACACACATACTCAGATGAACACACACTAAAAAGCACGCAAACACAGAATCTCTCTGTGCTTGACAGAACACATACATGCAAAATTATATCGAAATACCAGTCttggcaagttttttttttttaaataaaagtttggTTTTAAAGTGAATGCAAACAGTTTAGAAAGAAATCAGATATGTGTCAGTAAATGGATCCGCGTGTATCCAGTCTTAAAGTGGCAGTGCCCATAAAAAATTTGCTTATGCTTGTgtcattatgttaatcaaacaacagaagacaaaaggaaaatcaattctgtatctttaaaaatgttaattatatttaatttatcgcATGAAGAAGACAGTGTTATTCATTTGATTCTATTTCTGTTACTAAATATTACAGTTTATACTTCATTTGTTCttttcattttatatgcttATAATTTCTTGATTTGAACTGCGCAGTTCAGTGAACAGTAAATtactatatgaagagtttggttccaaaacacaataaatccattttgactaatttcggtaaaaacatgttttctataccaagaaagtgacatgatgaaaaacactattttctgttacaaactttcacatagcatctttaggttataataacattaaatattgaaatccataatttgattttcagagatttattataaaaactgattattttttccgtAAAATGCAGTacatccatgacaagttttttttcaaaatgatataaatctattgaatcaataaataaatgtgcatttatctttgccatgttatattcatttagttgtggtatacactgattaaacattaatggcattaataaaaacactactttgtcatattaagaacactgtcattgctgctgttatacttggGATGTCGTCgcttaacttttttgacagcgatcagctgtaaaatgttttggtcctgctcgatttttgttgacttcgcgtaaaataatggaacgcttttcataagatcccctggggtcaatgtgttagcatgacagaagcttgatgctgtcgtgtgagaacaagcaacagccggcatttttccttcgccgaGTGGCTTAAATTTcttccccgtcacagaaaaccaccacaggtttatcaatgccatcaaaagtattatttcgTTTTTGTGTGTTgctgatcacgaagtacaaagtagataaaGAAAACTAGAATTCCGTTTGTATTCAACgcaccgccattgttgtttacggTGCAAGGAATGGTGCGCTAttatttgttgagcggatttattgcattctgcagaaaaggaggagtggcgtttatcgcgttttgcgaaaaaaaggagaaaagatgacagaataacacggcggatatcggattttgcgtaaaattaagaatttactttttaatatgagttttgaaaccaaactcttcatatatatatacataagcAAAaagtacgagaggctgtgctatATCTTGAACAATTCACGGCTAAAGGGCAATGTAAGGCA
Protein-coding regions in this window:
- the lca5 gene encoding lebercilin isoform X1, whose translation is MELHTDNQESSRQIDRRVSESSLRSGKQEKYQKDIEGSIGDRARTITRDPDRDRCSDEERSSVSFYSDDYENESHSDQSLSPQSLSRSPRRRGRSRRMSSSPLHGAGVHKGVPCRPPPHSHNPQQRSGGMRSHSLSKEAPSKDVNPVTKRMMSARLLKINELKNALSELRLHADELQRENRLLRQLQLRQEKALHRYNDTESEISQLLSRHNNETHVLRERLRRSQENQRAAEHSLRERDAQLQRCRSQLLKLQRLADDQNLGEREELSRKMMHAQAKLQESERRVKELEKNMELSGGSFQRQLASERRKTHDAQQEAKALQEEVERLCTKLKGKEKELDARNIYSNRMLQASSKKEIDNAGSRKGNNTTSTKAVQTEERLSSLDFPSPPPALTSDLPPNEQTDDYLSLKVQKPTENHRIKKDQGQRDTKDWKIQELWREREKEREMEIAMEQAREKEKEKDILHDRESETGLRLDQRPSSLEKNSKAFRDGIHKGEEDWRIGLSLSRKEEESRKQHELEEKEHQARNQEIQAADQEGAEEERQRKEQLLAKMHEIDMQTQGQDSDFFSDDTGSVRSPPRSSEQQNQSGIFKLTDQEEPSTFGSGRRGAGIRAQRPSEDLDLAFGSYAPSFGKSAPRAGIGPRNTNQNSNTLSPRNEELDLGGVVKERKSNLMQQLFGSSTTPPSSEASRKMEVLSPPVTSQLASGAASGRRRDTDTPTVLNIKSLTNNRSALQVSESRPAVRAITSFDDDIEEVTL
- the lca5 gene encoding lebercilin isoform X2, translated to MELHTDNQESSRQIDRRVSESSLRSGKQEKYQKDIEGSIGDRARTITRDPDRDRCSDEERSSVSFYSDDYENESHSDQSLSPQSLSRSPRRRGRSRRMSSSPLHGAGVHKGVPCRPPPHSHNPQQRSGGMRSHSLSKEAPSKDVNPVTKRMMSARLLKINELKNALSELRLHADELQRENRLLRQLQLRQEKALHRYNDTESEISQLLSRHNNETHVLRERLRRSQENQRAAEHSLRERDAQLQRCRSQLLKLQRLADDQNLGEREELSRKMMHAQAKLQESERRVKELEKNMELSGGSFQRQLASERRKTHDAQQEAKALQEEVERLCTKLKGKEKELDARNIYSNRMLQASSKKEIDNAGSRKGNNTTSTKAVQTEERLSSLDFPSPPPALTSDLPPNEQTDDYLSLKDQGQRDTKDWKIQELWREREKEREMEIAMEQAREKEKEKDILHDRESETGLRLDQRPSSLEKNSKAFRDGIHKGEEDWRIGLSLSRKEEESRKQHELEEKEHQARNQEIQAADQEGAEEERQRKEQLLAKMHEIDMQTQGQDSDFFSDDTGSVRSPPRSSEQQNQSGIFKLTDQEEPSTFGSGRRGAGIRAQRPSEDLDLAFGSYAPSFGKSAPRAGIGPRNTNQNSNTLSPRNEELDLGGVVKERKSNLMQQLFGSSTTPPSSEASRKMEVLSPPVTSQLASGAASGRRRDTDTPTVLNIKSLTNNRSALQVSESRPAVRAITSFDDDIEEVTL